The Candidatus Saccharibacteria bacterium RAAC3_TM7_1 nucleotide sequence TCAAGCGTTCACTGAGTTCGTCTACCAGGTTATTGAATATCTTGCCAATATCACGCTTGGTCAGCGCCCGAAATGTTACGACACCGTCAAAACGATTAATTAGCTCTGGTCGCATTAATTTTTCCAGTTCCTTACGGGCAACCTCAGCGTTGGATTGATGGGCATCGTCGAGTTTTTGCATGTCTTTTTTACTGTTTGCGTGGAAACCAAGGGCGGATTCCTTGCGCATTGCGTCACTACCGAGATTGCTCGTCAAGATAACAATTGTATTTGTAAAGTCCACCTTGCGACCCTTTGCGTCGGTCAGAGTACCGTCTTCGAGCAGCTGAAGGAGCAGCTGGAAGACTTCCGGATGCGCCTTTTCAATCTCGTCGAACAACACCACACTGTAGGGTTGGCGGCGGATCTTGTCGGTCAGCTGGCCGCCATCGTCGTAGCCAACATACCCAGCTGGGGCACCGAGCAGGCGTGCCGTGTTGTGGCGCTCACCGAATTCGCTCATATCAATCTTAACGAGTGCTTCATCACTACCGAACACTTCGCGTGCCAACACGCGGGCAAGCTCGGTCTTACCGACACCGGTCGGCCCCATGAAAACGAATGAGCCAATCGGTCGTTTTTGGCTCGCGACACCACTGCGGCTGCGACGGACAGCGCGGGCGATTTTCTCAACGGCCTCTCCTTGGCCAACAATATACTTTGAGAGATGCTTTTCCAGCGAGCGCAGCAACGTTGCTTCCGATTTCCGGACGCGTTCTACCGGGATGCCGGTCATCACTGCAATAGCATGTGCCATATGATCTTCGGTGAGCGTGATCGGCGTCTTGTGCTCGTATGCTTCTTTCATTGCCTCAAGTTTCTCGTTGATCTGGCTACTGCGAGTTTTATAGAGTGCCGCCCGCTCGTAATCTTCGGCTACTACGGCCTCGTCCATTTTATCGTTGAGATTCTTCAGCTGCTTCAAATAGTCGCGCAGTTTGCTCGGCTTTTGCCCGGATTTGACACGTGCCAGTGCTGCCGCTTCATCAATGACGTCGATTGCTTTATCGGGCATAAAGCGCTCTGATACATAGCGATCAGCCATATAGACAGCTGCCTCAAGGACATCATCGCTCATTTGCACGCCATGGTGCTTTTCATAGTAGCCGCGCAGTCCTTTAAGTATACTAATAGTGTCTTTCAGCGACGGCTCCGGAACAACAATCGTCTGGAAGCGGCGTTCAAGTGCACTATCCTTCTCAATATGTTTGCGATACTCGTCGAGAGTGGTAGCGCCGATAAGATGTAGCTCACCACGTGCCAATGCCGGTTTTAGTATATTGGCAGCATCCAATGCACCTTCGGCCGCACCTGCACCGACGAGCAGGTGTAGCTCATCAATAAATAAGATAATGTTTCTCTGTTCACGAAGCTCGCGCATGACTTTCTTAAGCCGTTCTTCGAACTCACCACGGTATTTCGTACCGGCAATCATTGCCGTCAAATCAAGCTGCAGGACGCGCTTATCAAGTAGGTGATCCGGGACGTCTTCGCGAGCAATACGCTGCGCCAGCCCTTCGACGATAGCCGTCTTACCAACACCGGCTTCACCGAGTAGCACTGGGTTATTCTTAGTGCGGCGAGTGAGAATAGTCACCAGACGTTCCTGTTCGTTATCGCGGCCGATCACTGGGTCAAGCTCACCTTTTTGAGCGCGTGCTGTCAGGTCGGTACCAAATGTCCCGAGTACACTGCCCCGTTTTGGTCGAGTAGGCGTTTCCGTCATGGTGTCACTGTCGTGAAAAGCACTGTGCTGGCGGTCAAAGAATTCCTCAAGATCTGCCTTTAGCTCCTGAGTATCGACTCGCATATCGCGTAGCAGTGTCGTCGCTCGGGCATTCTTCTGGCTCAATAAGCTATAAAGAAGATGCTCGGTACCAAGGTAATCCTGGTGAAACTCCTGCGCGACTTCCCAGCCCATTTTTAGCGTCAATTTCGCCATTTCACTAAGCCCAAGCACCCCCGTACTGACGGTAACAACGCGTGGCGAGAGCTTGAGCGCTAGTTCGGCCCGCTCTAGTGTCACCTGCGCATCAGCCAGCATTTTGGCGCCGACCGACGAACCCTGCGCTAAAACACCAAGCAGCAGATGCTCGGTACCGATATAAGCGCTCCCATAGCCCCGCGCCATCGCATTGGCATGCTGTAAGCTTGTTTTAGCGTTATCCGTCAGGCGCGATACGAATTCTGCGAAATCATCTGCCATATACTTATTATTATCCTCCTTATTGATAAGCGCAAGAGGGTTTCAGATACGATAGTATCCGTTCTGCAAGCACTCTACTACACTTAGTATAGCGAAAAATTAGCACTCTCGTCAATAGAGTGCTAATTCTTTTTTGCTCGGTTGTAGAGCCTACGTGTAGCTTATTCTTCGGATGAATCAAGCGCCTCGAGCAAGCTGTCCTCAATGTTCTTGCGGGGAGCTTTTGGCTCCTGTTTTACCGGTGTAGCCGTCTCGATATCGAGCTCATAGCCGGTCAGTCGGCTCGCAAGGCGAACATTCTGTCCGGAACGGCCGATCGCGATCGACTGCTGGTCTTCATTAACAAACACCTTGGCCTTCTTTTCTTTATCATCCAACTCAACTCTCACGACTTCTGCCGGACTCAACGCGTTGCGAATAAACGTCTCCGCATCATCGCTAAAGAAAATGATATCGACTTTTTCCTGATCGCCAATTTCGTTCATGACCGCTTGGACACGTGTTCCATGGCCTCCGACGAAGGTGCCAACCGGGTCGACACCCGGAACGCTTGAAAATACCGCCAGTTTTGTACGGCGACCGGCTTCACGAGCGATTGCTTTAATCTCGACCGCACCGGTTTCCATCTCTGGCACTTCCTGGCGGAAGAGAAATTCGACAAAGGCTTCATTGGCACGAGAAAGGATCAGCTGCGGACCTCGATTGTCACGTTCGATGTCTTTGATAAATACCTTGATACGCGAACCGATACTATAAAACTCTCCTTGCACCTGCTCGCTCTGCGGCAAGATACCGGTCGCTTTACCAAGCTCGACGCGGACAACGCGCGGTTCGACACGCTGAACCGTGCCGGTTACGATCGTGCCGATTTTATCTTCATATTCCTCAAGTACAATCTCACGTTCAGCTTCACGGAGACGCTGCAAGACTACCTGCTTGGCCGTCTGAGCTGCTACGCGGCCAAAGCTCGTCACTTCATGCGCTTCCTCAACGATATCGCCCAGCTGGGCATCTGACTTTATTTTCTTAGCTTCTTCCAGACTAATCTCGACTGCATCTGCCCCCACGGCTTCGACAACTTCACGCTGTACGAATACTTTGGCTGTACCGGTATTGATATTTAACTCTGCTCGTACGTCCTGATCTCGTTCACCGTTATCACGGCGCCAAGCCGCAGCAATTGCCTGTTCAATGATACTTAGTACCGTCTCTTCCGGCAGGTTCTTCTCTTCAGCAATCGTTCGCATCGCCAGCGCCAGCTGTTTTACGTTTAGTTCATCCATACGTTCATCCTTTCGTTTTATGAAAAAATCCGACCGAAGCGGCCGGAATGTAATGTACTACAGTTAGTATAGCAGATGGTTTTAGTTCAGACAAATACTAGTTACGGCAAAGTATAGGTGTACGTACAGGTTGTACCACTGAGTGTTCCGCCATCGGCACAGTAGTAATATCCACCATCTTGAGTGGCAGCGTAGCTAGTAGTACACGTTGAGCCGCTCAGATTGCCACCACTCGGACAGTAGTAATAACCGCCGCCACTACTGTACGATGCGCTATAGCTACAGGTTGAACCGCTCAGGGTACCACCGTTAGGGCACGAGTAAGGGTAAGTAGCTGGCTGGGTTTTAGTGCAAGTAATGCTATCAGGGAATGGGCTTCCTGACCCCGTCTGAGTATAGCCTGCTGGACAGCCTGTTTTTGTGTTTGAACCAACAGTCGATGTGCACGTCTCGTTGGTTGGCCCACTCCAGCCACTTGGGCACGTCGGTGTCGTAGCCGCATTATAGCTACAAGTAGTGCCGCTCAAGGTACCGCCATTCGGGCAATAATACCCCCCGCTACTATATGTGGCAGGGTATGAACTCTGACAGTTAGTGCCTACTAGAGTACCCCCACTTGGGCAGCTGTAATATCCGGATGTATAGGTGGCAGACTTGTAACATACGCCGTTATAGGTGTATCCACTTGGGCAGCTGTAGGTTGTCGTAGCAGTAGCCTCGTGCATATTATAACAGTTGGATCCACCCCAATTATAGCCGGCTGCTTCACAGCCAGATTGAGTAGTGTAGTTTGGCCGATCATGGCGACAGTTATTAAATTGATTGAGAGTGTCGTAATTGGGATGTGCACAGCTATAGGTCGTTGTAGCAGTAGCACTCACTTCACATTTATCGCCCGATAATGCTCCACCGCTAGGACAGGAATAATATCCGGCCGTATACGTAGCTGGCGTCGAGGAGTTGCATGTTGTGCCACTTAGGGTACCACCGCTCGGACAAGTATACACGCCCGAACTTTGATAACTCGCTGCATACGTACTCGTACACGTCGTACCACTCAATGTGCCACCACTCGGGCAGCTGTAAGTGCCGCTCTGGTAGGTAGCAGCGTAGGTTTTGGTACAGGTATTGCCGCTTTGGGTTTCACCGGCGGCACAGGTGGCGGTACCGGCGACTGGCGTGAAGGTATCGTGCAGGCTTTTGGCGATGACGATACTGTTGTCGCTTTCTTTCTGGTATTGGAGCTGGTAGCCATCACAGTAGCCAGTCAGGCTGGTCTGGCACTGGGTGTTTTTGGTACTGTTGGTGGTGTTGGCACTGTAGAGCAGCCGGGTGGGGCTAGGACTACTGGTGACGATGGAGTTCTTGGTGGCGTCGTCCGCCAGGGGGAGTTTGAAGGTGTTGGCACTAACGACACCGAGCTTTTGTCTGAGGGTTGCCACGTCTTGGCTGGTCATAAGAGCAACTGAGGGGTATTCACCGTTTTCACGGTAGTACTTTTCTAGAGCGGTCGAGAGAATCTTGACGTTAGCGTCACGGGCAGTATCGCGGCTGCTCTTTTGGATTGATGCGGCTGAGAGAGAGACCAGGCCAGCCAGGAGGCCGATGACGATGACGACGATGGTGAGTTCGACAAGGGTGAAGGCGGGGAGGAAACGATTAATGCGTTGTTGTTTTAGTGTTTTTGCCATACCACTTTAAATATAAGCAATATTGTTAAGAAATGCAATGATGCAGGCTAGTTTTTATAGACCTTTTTTATCTATACTATAAGGCCTGTTAAAGATCGTCTTTCACCGTTGTTATTGGCATCGAGCTAGAATACTGGCAATTACCTGCTTTTCGCCTTCTGTAACCCATAAGTGATATTTTGCTTTAACGGCGATTTGGCGTGAAATGTACTGACAACGAAACGATTTATTTGGCGGCAGCCAGGTTGCGGCGTCACCATCTGACTTTTGCTCATTGGCTAGACCGTCAACGGCCAAAAGATTGAGTGGATCATTATAAAATGCCTTCCGCTGCACATAGTTTAGTTGTTGTGCACCTTTTTGCCAGGCATCGCTCACCGCTACAATATGATCTATCTGAACAGCTACGCTCGTGTCGGAACCACGCTGGAAATTGATTATTTTACCGGCATAAGGATCCTGAAGTATACCCGAGAGCACTTCACAGTCGCTATTTACCTGTGGGTTCTTCAGGTCTCGTAGCAAAATTCGATTGCGTGTGTCACAGCCGCCAGTCATCTGCCAATCCCCTCCGAACTGATCACGGCTATAGTCGGTTCTTGGTGCCCGCCCCTTTATCTCCAGTTGCTCCAATTGCTGCCGAGCGATTTGGACAGACGAGGTCTGGTGATGGACGTCTTTTGTCGGCTGCCCTACATCCGTCTGCGAAACAGGTATCGCAAGCGCGAGCAACAAAACAAAAACGAATACAAGCTGACGCCTACGGTAGGAGTGAGTCATGCTACGTAGTATAATGGATGAACATGCAGACTGTATCACGCCTCATTCAAAACTTCACGCCCGAACAGTATCAACTTTCACTCGAGATTGACCGCACCAACAAAACATTCACCGGCACCGTCACAATAAACGGTATCTCACACGTTGAAAATGAACTGCGCCTTCACGCCAAAAGTTTGACGATCAAGACCGTCGTTATCGACGGCAAGACAGCGACCTGGACCCAGACTGAGAATGACGAGTTACTACTCAAGCAGCCAGAGATAAAGCCAGGCAAGCACATTGCAGTGCTTGGGTTCAGTGGCATAATTACCGACGCCATGCACGGCATGTACCCATGCAACTTCGAGCATGGTGGCAAAAAGAAGCAGCTGATCGCAACGCAATTTGAAAGCCATCATGCGCGCGAAGTCTTTCCTTGCGTTGACGAACCAGAAGCGAAGGCGATCTACGACGTCACCCTAACCACTGAGAAGGGCGTCACCGTACTCGGTAATATGCCAGTGAGGCAGCAGCGCACTGAGGACGGCAAACTCGTCACTACTTTTGAGCGGACGCCGCGCATGAGTAGCTATCTGCTCGCCTGGGTTGTCGGTGAGCTGCATAAAAAAACTGCCAAGACAAAAAGTGGCGTCGAAGTGAACGTTTGGGCGACACCCGCCCAAAGTTCGGAAAGTCTCGACTTCGCGCTTCAATTCGCAACACGAACGATTGATTTCTTCGATGAATACTTCGGCGTCGCCTACCCTCTGCCAAAATCCGACCACGTAGCATTGCCGGACCTTTCGTCCGGTGCCATGGAGAACTGGGGACTAATTACGTACCGCGAGGTTGCTCTTCTAGCTGACCCGAAAACCACTAGTATTTCGAACCGGCGCTATATCGCCATGGTAGTCGCTCACGAACTGAGCCACCAATGGTTCGGTAACCTCGTCACCATGAAGTGGTGGAATAACTTATGGCTCAACGAGAGTTTTGCCAACCTCATGGAATACATCGCTGTTGACGCGCTCCACCCAGAGTGGAATATTTGGCTTGATTATTCTTCCAGTGAAACAATCATGGCGCTCAGACGCGACGCGCTAGATGGCGTACAGGCTGTACAGACCGAAGTTAACCACCCTGATGAAATCAGTACATTGTTTGACGGCGCCATCGTCTATGCCAAGGGTGGGCGTCTGCTGCGTATGTTGCAGCATTATATCGGTCACGATGCCTTTCGCGCCGGATTGCAAAGTTATTTTAAAAAATATGCCTATCAAAACACTGAAGGTGACGATTTGTGGCACGAATTATCAACGGCAAGTGGCAAAGATATCGCTGGCTTCATGAATGATTGGATTTCCCAACCCGGCTATCCCGTCGTTCACGTCGAAGAAAATGGGCTTCGCCAGGAGCAGTTTTTCGTCGGGACTCACCAAGCAAGCAACAGACGGTGGCCAATCCCGCTTGGAGCCAGCTCATCGGTCATGCCACCACTCATGGAAACGAGCTTGCTCGCTACCACTATCGAACCCGGTGAGCGCCTGAACGTCGGCGACACGGCGCACTTTATCACGCATTATCCGACTGACTATTTAACTGCGCTCGTCGAGCAGGTTCGTATCGGCTCGCTTGAAGCGATCGACCGTTTGCAGCTACTGCACGAACAGACCATGCTGGCGCGTGGCGCGATCAGTCCCAGCGCTGAACTGATTCCACTACTTGAAGCCTACAAACATGAACAGGTCGAAAGTGTCTGGGATATTATTGCGCTTGCGCTTGGCGAGCTTAAGAAATTTGTCGAGACCGACAAAGAAGCTGAAACGAGCTTACGCGAACTTTCGCGCCACATTGCCGAGCGTGAATATAAACGGCTCGGCTGGCAGGCGGAAGAGGCTGAACCTGAAACCGATAGCAAACTCCGCGCTATTATCCTCAGCATGACGCTCTACGGCGAAGAAAAGAGTGCAATCGACAAAGCTCACACACTCTTTCGGGCTGGAGTCGATACCATTGATCCTGAACTTCGCAGTCTAATCACCGCAAGTGAGGTGCGTCATTTTGAAACACCGGAGCTGATCGACTCGCTTATTGAACGGTATCGCACGACGCCATCAAGCGATTTGCAAATGGATATTTGTGCCGGTATCACCAGTACGCGTAATCCCAAAACCATCCAAAAACTACTACTGACCATAAAAGATCCTTCCATCGTTCGCGCGCAAGATGTCTTCCGTTGGTTCGTTTCCCTCATCCGTGGCCGCGAATCACGCGTCGCCACCTGGCAGTGGATGAAAGAGAATTGGGAATGGATTGAGACAACCTACGCCGGCGATAAAAGCTTTGATGATTTCCCGCGCTACGCTGCCACGGGTCTTATTACGCAAGAGCAGCTCGAAGATTACCAAGCGTTCTTTGCCCCCATGCAAAGCATCCCAGCCTTAAAGCGTGTCATCCAGCTCGGCATCGCCGAGATCGCAGCTCGTGTTGAGCTGATTGACCGTGACGCAGCTGCCGTTCGGCGAGCCTTATTCGATCTCGAGTAGTTCTTCAATTACCGGCGACACACCGACCGTAGTCGCTACCATTAGAAGCGCGTTTGCCTCCGGCGCAAATCTTGTCAGGTATGCCTCAGCCGCAAATTTCATCTGACGCAACTTTTTTGCCGTGATTGCCGCTAGTCCACCGCCGCGTACGATATTTTTACGATGCTTAACTTCGACAAAATAAACTGTGTCATTCTTTCTCGCTACGATATCGATTTCGCAGAACTTTGTTTTCCAGTTCCTGGCAAGAACCTCATACCCCCGCTTGCGTAATTCGTCCGTCACCAGAGTTTCAGCCGCATCACCAATCTCTTTTGATGAATGTCTCTCTGACGCGGCAACAGTTTGGGTACTCGCGGGCTTGATACGTTTATTGTACTTTGCAAGTGGCGCAAAGCTGAGTCGATGCAAGGGCGTTACCCCGTATTTCTCTATCGCCGCACGATGTATAGCAGTACCGTAGCCAACGTGCGAGGCAAAGCCGTAATCCGGATATAGCTCTGCCTGCTGCACCATATATTCATCACGGGCGACCTTGGCGACGATACTGGCTGCACTAACGGCTGCTATCAGTAGGTCTGCTTTTTTGAGTGTCGTCACGTAGCGCCCTTTTGGGGTGTCTTTTAAAAAGTTAACCGTCCCATCGAGAATAATTTCATGATACGCTACCCCTAGCGTGTCGACTGCCTGTACAGCGCGTTGACACGCTAGCGCTAGCGCCTGGCTCAGGCCTAGCGTGTCGATCTCATCAGCACGCACCCAGCCAAGGCCAACGCCAGCTGCCTTTTCACGAATTTCCAGGGCGAGTTCGGTACGCCGCTTTGCCGAGAGCTTCTTGCTGTCAGTCAACCCATCGATATCACAGCCCAACACCACTGCTCCGACCACCAATGGACCAGCCCAGGGTCCACGACCTACCTCATCGATGCCAAGTATCATACTTTCCAGCATACGCTAAAAAATACGCCCCATCTAGGGGGCGTATTTTGATTTCCTTCAGAGATCTATTTGGTTTCTTCGTGACGAGCTTCGACTTCCGCCTGCTTTTTGACGAGTTCGGCCTCTTCAGCTTCTTTTTCGGCGGCTTTCGCTTCAGCGGCTTGCTTGGCTTCTTCCTTCAGGCGCGCTTCTTCGGCCTCGGCGTGCGGGTCACGAATGTCGTTGACACCTTCACGGTCGAAATTAACTGCACTGAGACGTGCACTCTTACCTGAGCGCTGTCGTAGAAAACTAAGGTAATTGCGGCGCACCTTCGAGCGACGAACAATTTCGACTTTCTCTACTAGCGGGCTATGCAACAGGAAGCTTTTTTCCACGCCGACACCACTGGTCACTTTGCGTACCGTGATACGCGAGGTGTGCTGGTTTTTATTGTCGGTACGGATGACCACACCCTCAAAGATCTGGATACGCTCTTTAGCACCTTCTTTAATCTTCTGGTGGACACGAACCGTGTCACCACTTCGGGTATCGACAACCGCCGCCTTTTTTTGGGCGTCGTTCACCTTCTGGATCAATGCAAAACTCATCTAATTTCTCACCTTAATCGTTTATATTGCTAATCTAGTTGTAAATTGTAGCATAGAACTCGCGGTTTTAAAAGGGTATACTGGGGTAATGGACTACGACAAACTCGCTCTTGACCTACATAAACAGTACGGCGGAAAGATAGCCACTCACCTACGCGACACCTCACAGCTCGATACGACCAAACTCAGCGCTTACTACACGCCAGGTGTCGCAGCCGTCAGCAAGGCCATCGCCGACGACCCGAGTAAATTGCCCGAATATACCTGGACGAACAATCTCGTTGCGGTTATTTCCGATGGATCGGCAGTACTTGGCCTTGGCAATATCGGTCCGAAGGGTTCAATGCCAGTCATGGAAGGAAAAAGCCTACTCTTCAAGCACTTTGCTGGTATTGATAGCATTCCGATCACGCTCGATGTTCATACGCCCGATGAAATCGTTAGCGTCGTCAAGGCCATCGCGCCCAGTTTTGGCGCCATCAACCTGGAAGATATCGCCGCGCCGCAGTGCTTTGAGATCGAAGAGCGGCTGAAGAAGGAGTTGCCAATCCCTGTCTTCCACGACGATCAACATGGTACTGCCACCGTGGTGCTTGCTGGCCTCATCAATGCTGCAAAAGTGACAGACCGTGATCTCGCGACCAGCAAAATCGTCGTGGTTGGAGCGGGCGCGGCCGGCACGGCGATCATTAAGATTCTTAAACTCTACGGCGTCGGAAAGATATTGGCGGTCGATTCAAAAGGTATCGTCTCGCATGCTCGTAGCGACCTCAATAGTGCAAAGAAGCTACTGCTTGAACACGCCCACGGTGATGAGGACGGCTCGCTCGCTGATGCCCTAACCGATGCCGACGTCTTCATCGGCGTCAGTCAGCCCGGTCTCCTTACAAAAGAGCTTGTCAGAACTATGGCCAAAGACCCGATCGTTTTCGCACTGGCTAACCCGAAGCCAGAAATTTTACCCGAAGACGCCCATAGTGCGGGTGTTGCCGTCATTGCAACTGGTCGTAGCGACTTCCCCAACCAGGTCAACAACGCCATCGCCTTCCCGGGTATCTTTCGCGGCGCTCTTGACCACCAGGTTCGCGATATCACCGACCAGCACAAGATTGCTGCCGCCGAAGCAATCGCCAGTATGGTTGCTGAGCCGACGGCTGACTGCATTATTCCAAGCGTCTTTACGGAAGGTTTAGTCGAAACAATCGCCGACGTCATTCGCTAGATAACGCGGTTGACTTCTTCAAGCGTCGTCTCACCACGCAAGGCCGCCAGCACGCCAGCCTGAAGCAGCGTTACCATGCCGTTTTCTTTGGCTGACTGCTCGACGATTTCTGTGTGGAATTCATCCTTGTCGCCACGGAGGAACTTCTGGATTTCTTCATCAACAACCAATTGTTCCATGATAACGATACGACCCTTGTAGCCAAACGGTGTCGCCTCTGAAGGCACCGGTTTCCATAATTTAAAGTTATCAAGATCCGGCTTTTCTACCGATTCGGGAAGATCGCTGAGCACTTCGCGCACCCATTTTCTGGTCGCTTCATCGGGTTCGTACTCCTGCTTCGTCTCGTCGTGCAGCCGACGTACCAAGCGCTGTGCAATCACCAGGCGAATCGCGGTCGAAAAGATAGGGTTCTGGCCAATCAGGTCGATCATACGGCTAAAAGCGGCGGCCGAGGAGTTGGCATGGAAGCTTGAGAGTACCAAGTGTCCGGTGATCGAGGCCTGGATGGCAGTCTTTGCGGTATCCTGGTCGCGGATCTCACCGACCATGACGACATCTGGGTCAAGCCGAAGGATTGCGCGTAGACCATCGGCAAAGCTTTGACCTGCCGTAGTATTGACGGGGATCTGTGAAATACCGGAAATCCCGTATTCGATTGGGTCTTCCAGTGTCAGGATCTTGCGGTCGGTCGTATTGAGCGCATTGAGCATACTGTAGAGTGTCGTGGATTTTCCGCTACCGGTTGGACCGACCATCAGTACCATACCACGCGGATGCGAGATGATT carries:
- the ytsJ gene encoding malate dehydrogenase (RAAC3_TM7_1_811), translated to MDYDKLALDLHKQYGGKIATHLRDTSQLDTTKLSAYYTPGVAAVSKAIADDPSKLPEYTWTNNLVAVISDGSAVLGLGNIGPKGSMPVMEGKSLLFKHFAGIDSIPITLDVHTPDEIVSVVKAIAPSFGAINLEDIAAPQCFEIEERLKKELPIPVFHDDQHGTATVVLAGLINAAKVTDRDLATSKIVVVGAGAAGTAIIKILKLYGVGKILAVDSKGIVSHARSDLNSAKKLLLEHAHGDEDGSLADALTDADVFIGVSQPGLLTKELVRTMAKDPIVFALANPKPEILPEDAHSAGVAVIATGRSDFPNQVNNAIAFPGIFRGALDHQVRDITDQHKIAAAEAIASMVAEPTADCIIPSVFTEGLVETIADVIR